The DNA sequence GTGCCGGCTTACCTGACTCACAGCACAGCTGTGGTGGTGGGAGAGTACGGCGACAGAGATCAAACTCGCGTTCTCGCTCTGGATTTACCGTTCTGGAATTGCTGGTGACCTGCGGTATTATAGGCACACTCGTCAGTTTGATTCTACCTGCCGTTGGTTCCGCACGCGAAGCTGCCCGTCAGCTGCAGTGTAAAAATCAGCTCAAACAGATCGGAATCGCCATCCATTGTTATCACGATACCGCCGGTTGTCTTCCTGCGGGCTGGCAGTTCGAGTCTACGCAGAAATCGCTGTATAGCTGGTCAGTTCCACTGCTGCCTTACCTGGAGCAGCGGGCCGTGTATGAAATCGTTGATCGTAACCAGATACTGGCTCATCCTTTCAATCTAAGTGCCCGGCGGACTTCCCTTGCTGGTTTTCTCTGTCCGTCTGATATTTTTGATCCAACCTTTATCCTGTATGAAGAGCAGCCTGCCGGTGGTGCAGGAGCAGCA is a window from the Gimesia benthica genome containing:
- a CDS encoding DUF1559 domain-containing protein; this encodes MHQSPAGLCAGLPDSQHSCGGGRVRRQRSNSRSRSGFTVLELLVTCGIIGTLVSLILPAVGSAREAARQLQCKNQLKQIGIAIHCYHDTAGCLPAGWQFESTQKSLYSWSVPLLPYLEQRAVYEIVDRNQILAHPFNLSARRTSLAGFLCPSDIFDPTFILYEEQPAGGAGAAIMELPTASYVGVYGTVEADDGMPPPAGDGALVYAQTIRFRDLQRGLSNTAVVGERTMAMVPSTWLGVDLAGEDAACRVTGSNMTSPNCKLCDECEFSSRHPGGTSFLFGDGHVRFISESIDTKTYQQLACRSGQ